The Thermococcus sibiricus MM 739 DNA window TTTTCACTCATGAGGAAATAACTGAGTATAGTGCAAAAGCTCTCAAGATATCATTCCAGATAAATATTTCTCAATTTCTAATAAATTTTTGGGCGAGTGTAATTGGCCAACTCATTGTGATAATTATCATGAGTGACTTACTGGCCAGTGAAATAGACAGAGGAACAATAAGACTTCTTTTGGTGAAACCAATAAAGAAAAGTGAAATAGTCTTTGGTAAATTCTTTTCGGGAATCACAACTGTGAGTTTGATCTTCGGAATTCCATACCTGGTGATGGAAATATACATGGTACTTCTCTACAAATCGGGGTTTGAAGGGTTTACAGCGACATTTGATGACTTTTTGTATGCTCTAGGTGTTACCATTCTTGTGCTTGGAAGCTTAGGTGCGGTTTCGATGCTACTTTCTGTAATTCTTTCAAGACCACTCTATGCTTCATTAGCGAGTTTTGGCCTAGTCTTCACAGCCCAGTTTATACTTCCTCAGCTACCATTTTTTGACAACCCTGAACGCTTTAATTTAAGCTACCAGATAGGTGTTCTCCTGAAGAGAGGGTTTACACTCCACACCGGGTTAGACACATATAAAGGAGATGCAACTATGAGTGCCCTGTTTTTCCTTAGTGTTATTTTACTTTCCTTAACTTTTACTCTGTTAGGTCTTTACAGAAAGGAGTATGAGGGATGAGCCATGAAGAGGTTCTTAACAATCTTTATCCTGCTTCTCTTTGTTCAAAATGCTCTTGCTCTCTCAGTTGAGCTTGGAATAGATGAAGTATTGGTGGTTGACAACACTACCGTAACATTTGATGTTGCAGAGAATAACCCAGACTTGGTTTTCTTAATCTTGGAAAGTGGAAATGAAAGTGTTCTTAAAGCTCTTCATTTTGGAGAAAGCATTTCTTTTAGAGTGGTGAATTATACAGTGGGCAGTCTTGATGTTGAGACTCTCACCCTTAAGCTCCATATCCTTGGAAATTACTCTAGAATTGAAGTTGTGAAAAGAAAAGATATAGACATTACTCTGTTAGAGGCCTTTGATAAGTATTTAAAAGTGAAGATTAGGAACACCGGATATTATGAGATTAATGATACTTTATTGATTTCTTCTCAGGGCATTGTCATAAGAGAACAGGAATTGTATTTGAGGCCCGGTGAAGAGGTGATTGTAAAAATAATGCCTCCCTACAATCAGTTGACCTTCACCTTGGAGGAGGCAAAAATCTCGAAGAGTATTGTAATCTCTTCTTTAGAGAGTCTTGTGACAATTGATAGGATATGGAGGGACGATAAGCTCCACGTGGTTCTTAAAAACCCTGGAGATGCTGTTAATGCTACAGTCAAACTACTCTTTAGTGGGATGACCATTGATAAGAAAGAGGTTACAATTGGTACTAATGAACAAAAAGAAATTATTTTTGAAAAGGATGTTACTCAAGGTACAATAGTTGTGGATTATGGGGTTATAACTCAGGAAAGCTTTTACTTTGAAGCGCCGATGATTTCCCTCGTAAAAACAGTGAAGGAAGGAGAAAAACTTCAAATATGGCTGAGAAATGAGGGTGACCAAAAATTTGAGGGAAAAGCTACTGTTTATCAAAATGGCGTGATAGTGAGTGAACCATATTACCTTGATGTAACCATTCCTCCAGGGGAAGAAGTTTCGGTGGAATTTATTGTCCCTGAAGATGCCCAAATCTTGACAATTGGATTAACAGCTCAATCATATTCGGCCACTTTCCCGGTTTCAATTAAGACCGAACTGGAGGCAAAGGCTGTAAACTCCTATGCCAATGCCATTCTTGGAGGAACAACAAGCTATGCTGTTGTTATCATTGGGAACGGAAAAGTGCAATTTGGGGTTGAGGGATTACCGGAGTCAATAAAAGCATATTTCTACTACGGAGATACCCAAGTTAGAGAGCTAGATGTGGTTCAGAACGCTCAGGTATCTCTTGTCCTGAAACTTCCAAATCTTCCGCAAGGCTTTGTTTTGAATGAGCCTATAGAGTTCAATGTGACTGTAAATGATATTAAAATTCCACTGAAACTTGAGGTTACCGGAATGGGAATTTTGTCGGTTTATGGTGATAATTGGCTGGCAAAGCTTAATTACACAAGTGAATATCATCATGCAGGATTACCATACAGGTTTGCAGGAAATGAGATAACTCCACCATTTGTTTTTGAGCCATTGGATGGAGAAAAGATTGCAATAATTTATGGGAGATACATAAGGCAGGGTAAAGATGTAAGAATTCATCTTTTAGACTCTTCAGGGAAAATAGTGCAATCTTCAACCCAAGAAAGGGGTAGAAGTGACTTCCTTATCTTTAACCTTAATAAATTCATGCTAATGATTGAGGGTGAAAACTACTTTGATGGGGCATTATTAGTTGCAGATTACTTGAGAGAACTGAAGAACATAAGTTTTGAACTTAAAAAAAGAGAATTTGGAGAAGGTCTGAGAACATTTATTATAAATGCGACTTCACTCAGAGGCCAAAGATTGCAGTTTTCTCTAACTTCTGATAAAGATGTTGAGCTAAGGGCCTACTATTTTACCCTTAACAATGAAAAAGAGAACTTTGACCCACTATCTACAAACTTTAAAGGGGTCTTCAAAGATAAAAGAAAATCCATTAATGGGGAGATTGGCATAAGGAGCTACGAAGACTTCGTGGCCATAGCTCTTATCGGAGAGGGGAACGTTACTTTAGAGTTTAAAACCACAAGAGGAGGTCCTGAGGTTAGTGAATTAGCATCGAGAGAAGTTTATCTCTTGATCTTGGGCTTAATTGCCCTCTTGGCACTGGTAATATATTTAGAAAAGAAAATGGGGTGAGTTCAGAAGATCAATGGGGCCCTGTACTCGCCCCAAACCTCTCTTAGAACGTCCGTAACTTCTCCAAGGGTTGCAAGGTGTTTATGGGCCTCTATGATGTATGGCATTAGATTCATGTCTTCGCTTTCAGCAGCTTTTCTTAGCTCGTTTAAAGCTTCTTCTACTTTCTTGTTGTCCCTTTCACTTCTTAGCTTCTTAAGTCTCTCAATTTGCTTGTCTCTGATGCTTGGATCGACTTTGAGAATCTCGACATCTAGGGGTTCATCAACAATAAACTCATTTACACCCACTATAATTCTCTTCTTCTCTTCCACTTCTTTCTGGTACTTGTAGGCTGAGTCTGCAATCTCTTTTTGGATGTAACCCCTTTCGATGGCCTTCATCATACCACCCATGGCCTCAATCTTCTCGATGTACTTCATGGCCTCTTCTTCTATGTGGTCGGTGAGCCACTCTATGTAATATGAACCTCCAAGCGGGTCAATAGTGTCAACAACTCCGCTCTCGTAGGCAATAATTTGTTGTGTCCTTAAGGCAATTCTAACGCTCTTCTCCGTTGGGAGTGAAAGAGCCTCATCATAACTGTTAGTGTGAAGTGATTGAGTACCTCCCAAAACTGCAGCGAGAGCTTGGATGGCAACTCTAACTATGTTGTTTTCAGGTTGTTGGGCCGTGAGCGTTGATCCACCAGTCTGAGTGTGAAACCTCAAAAGCATTGATCTCGGATCCTTTGCATTGAACTTCTCTTTCATTATTCTGGCCCATAATCTTCTGGCTGCTCTAAATTTTGCAATCTCCTCTAAGAAGTTGTTGTGTGCATTGAAGAAGAAGCTTAACCTTGGAGCAAATTTATCGACGTCCATGCCTCTTGCAATAACTGCCTTTACGTATTCAATACCATCGGCGAGGGTGAAGGCAACCTCCTGTACAGCGTTTGCTCCAGCTTCCCTAATGTGATATCCGCTTATACTTATTGAATTCCACTTTGGAACATGCTCTGCACAGTACATTATGATGTCTGTTGTTAATCTCATTGACGGCTGTGGCGGGAAGATGTAAGTTCCCCTGGCAATGTACTCTTTTAGGACATCATTTTGTACGGTTCCTCTCAGTTGATCTTGTGGGACTCCCTGTTTTTGACCCACAAGAATATACATAGCTAAAAGGTTGGCAGCTGTAGCATTAATTGTCATTGAGGTGGAGACCTTATCTAGGGGAATTCCATCAAATAGTATTTCCATGTCCTTAAGAGAATCAATAGCTACACCAACTTTACCAACCTCACCCTCTGCCATGGGGTGATCGGAGTCATAACCAATTTGTGTTGGCAAATCAAAAGCGACACTTAAACCAGTTTGTCCTTGCTCCAAGAGGTATTTGTAACGCTTGTTACTCTCTTCAGCAGTCCCAAATCCAGCGTACTGTCTCATTGTCCATAATCTTCCTCTATACATTGTGGCATAAACCCCTCTTGTGAAGGGATATTGACCTGGGAAGTTAAGCTTTTCCAAGTAATCCCAGTGCTCGAGATCGGCAGGTGTATAAGTTCTTTTAATTTCAAAACCATCATCAGTCATGAATTTCTCTTTTCTTTCTGGCCTTTTTGCAATAAAGGGTTTTACAGTTTTTTCATTCCACTCCTCTTCAGTCTTTTTAATCTCCTCTATCTTCTTTTTATCGAAAGTCATTAGCACCACCGTAGGGAGTTATGCTTTAAGCCTATAAAAATCTTTTACATATTCAAAGGGTTTGCTTTCTATTGGACATTTTATCCAGCCTTTAAAAAATCAGGAAAAAAAAGAGTTAAGCTTTCCACTTTGGATTGTCCTTGACGACTACTTTTCCTTTCTCATCAACCACTATCTTGGAAAATCCCTTTTCTGCAATTGTTCCATAGTCATGGCCAGCATCTGCAGGATATAGTGCGAGGAATATGAAGGGTTCCTTGCCAGTGTTAATCGTCCTGTGGGCCCAATAGGGAGGTACATAAACTATAGTACCAGGTTTCATCGGTATCCATCTTGCTTCTCCTTCTGGAGTCTGAAGCAGCATTCCTCCTTTGCCTTTAAGACCAAAATAAACCTCAGCTCTGTCTATTTTTGAGTGGTAGTGACCTTTGGTCATGAAGAATTCATTTCCAACTTTTCCAGGATATAAAACAGTAGTCGCAAAATTTAAGTCGCCTTCTTTTTCCTCTTGTTCAATAGCGTAAACTTCGTAAATTATCGGATCCCCATCTTCTATCATTTTTTTCCATGCCTCTTCATCTATGAAATATCCTTTCATGTCGCTGAGTCTTCTGATGCTTTTCTTTGCGTTCTCGATAATTCCAGTTTCAAAATTAAGTTTGACACCAAATGGCTCTTTGTACTCCATATTCCCACCTCTATCCTCAGCTATATGTTTTCATTATTTAACTTTTCTCATTTATCTAAACTCTTCTCTGTCTTTTGGATCAAAGCCTCGAAAAGAAAAACTTTATAGAAGAGATTGAAAGAGAAATGAAACTCCTATTGCAACTGCCCAGTAACCTGGATTCCATCTAAATACTTTATAACCATCTAAGGGAGGAATTGGGAGGAGGTTAAATAGAGCTAACAAAAAATTAACATAGGCAGTATAATAGAGGGAGACTCCCAGTATTCCCGAGATTTTTCCAAGAGTTAATAATGCTAGTGCAAAAATCCCTACTGTGATATTCGTGATGGGACCTGCTAGACTAATCTTCCCATAAATTTCTCTATCTTGCCATCCTGCATAAAGAGAATAAACTTGAACTGCTCCTACAGCAGCGAAGATGAATCTCAACCCTAGGAGTTTATTTATTATACCCGCAAAGAGTGCAAGCATGATCCCAGTGTCCCACCGTTTGTAAATCGCGTAGTATCCATACTTCCTAGCAACTTGTCGATGGGCAATCTCGTGGAAAACAAAGGCTGTAAAGATTCCTAAAGCTACATAGGGGATTGCAGTTAATTCAAAACTGGAAAAAACAAGTGTAAGGACGATAAAAGAGATGGTTAGGTCTTCAAGTTCTTGCTTTTTAAGTTCCATAGGCATTCTTCATCTACCTCTAATTTCGATTTTCTTTCCTAAGACTAGCTCTGCAGCTCTTACAGCACTCCCACCGCTTCCTACTGCTATCCTAACCTGGTCTTTTGGAACATAGACAATCACTTTATCTCCTTCATATTCGATCTCAAGTATGTCTACCTTAAGCATGCGTTTTAGTTCTTCCCTCATCTTCGACCCCATTGAAAATTGGAAGAGGAGAATATAAGTTTTAGGGAGTCAAAATACTAATCAACTTTTACCTTATAGAGGGTTGTCGTTGGTTTTGGTGGTAGAAGCTCTATTGTTTTGTCGGCAATGTTTTGAAGTGCTTCACTTACTTTTTTTTCAGGTGCAATAACTATTACATCTTTTCCCATTCGTTTAGCTTCAAAAACAAGGGGCATGAAATGAGCATCTCTGGTGGCCAAAGCTAAAACGTTTATTCTTGGGTTGTAAATTATTTTCATTCCCTCAACTGCTACAGCAACATCAACGCGACCATTGACCATAACAGACTCTAAGCCACTATCAATGATGCTCTTGAGTAGATTTGAGGAAAATTCATAGTTTATCACAACTTTCCCCACAACAATTCTTCCAATGTCATTTAAAGCATACAAAATATCCTCTAGACTAATATCAAATTTGCTTAGTAGAATATTGGGACCATTAATAACAAGGCCGATTTGTGGGTATTTGTCCTCCATTGACAGCACCACCTCAACAAAGGTTCATTGAATATTTCTATTATGGGGATTCCTCTTTTTTCTAAGAATTCTTTATATCACTATAAGCGTAAACGTGTAGTCTTCTTACTTTATTATTCCATTTTCAGGTAGTAATTCTTGATGTCTTCTTTGCCAATTTTCAATAAAGTTTCTACATTTTTTGAAATATTAACCGGAGGTTTTATTACTTTATAAGTTAAAACATAGTTGTATTGTTGATCTCTATATTGTTTAAATTCTTCAAGGCAGGAAATGCACTGTCCAATTGTTCTGTTTTTAACTGTGTAATATCTGGTTATTATTTTGATTTCCAAATCACATCCTCTAATCTAGGTTTAGTTGGAAGTAAAAACCATAAAATCTTTGCAGGAATGTTCGAGATGTTTTTGGTGTAGTGAGGAGTACCGGGTTTGTTGTACATAAAGTCTCCAGCTTTAAGGGGAGTCTCATCTGAAGACGTTCCAAGGATAACTTCTCCCTCAATTATATAAGCGAACTCGTGGAAATTTTCATGGACACTAAAGCCCGTTTCCGGCAGACGACTGTTTGGATTTAATAGCAGTATTCCCACTTGAATTTGGTCATTTTTGAAGACCTCAAGTGCCTTATTTTCAGATATGCTCCACATGCTATTTAAATGGTGTATCCTCCCCTTCATGCGAGTCACCGACATTTTTATACATGAATGTCCTTTAAAAGACTTGTGTGTATGTTTTTGTCTTCTATGTAGTGCAAATTTAAACATAATATTGCTAGTTATTTTTTAGTTAATCCCAAAATAATGTAAAAATTTAACTAAAAATGTTTAAATATTTATTATTCAATGTATTGCTGACTAACTGCGGCAAATAGTGACAATTTCCATAGGAGGGAAAAGCATGGGATATAGATTAGGGGTAGACATTGGAGGTGCATTTACTGATTTAGTTGGATATAATGATGAAACTGGAGAACTTCTATGGGTAAAAGGAGAAACAACTCCAAAGAATCCAGCTGAAGGTGTTCTTAACACGGTTAGAAAAAGTACACTGAACATGTCAAAAGTGGACATGGTATTACATGGCCAAACCTTAGTAATAAATTCCATTATAACTCGCAGTGGAGCAAAAGTTGGTCTTTTGACAACAAAAGGTCATAGGGATGTTCTGATTCTCCAAAGGGCTAACAGAAGAGATATCTACAACTTTAGATACAAAAAACCTGAACCATTTGTTCCTAGGGGTCTTACCGTAGAAGTAAGAGAAAGAATTGGTGGAGACGGGAGCATTATAGAGTCTCTCCATTCTGAAGACGTTAGGAAGGGTCTTGAGAAACTTCTAAAAGAAGGAGTGGAATCTATATGTGTTAGCTTCTTGAACTCATATGCAAATCCTATTCATGAAATAGAAGCTAAGAAAATAATCCAAGAAGAACTAGAGAAGAGAGGGCTTGAAATACCGATAACAACATCTCACGAAATAACAAGAGAATGGTATGAATACGAAAGAACAAATACTGCAGTATTAAATGCCTTTGTAAAACCTAAAATGAAAACTTACTTAGACACTCTTGAAAAAGAGATAGCAGGCATGGGATTTGAGGGAACGTTTTATTCAATGTTATCAAACGGAGGAGTGGCGTCTTTCAACTTTTTGAAAGAATATCCAATCTACGCTGTAGAATCAGGACCAGTTGCAGGAGTTATAGGGGGAATTGCAATAGCTGAACTTATTGGTGAAAAGAACGTGATAGTACTTGATGGGGGCAGTACAACAACCAAAGCTAGCCTTGTAGAGAACCTAACTCCAAAAGTGCATAGTGAGTATCATGTGGGAAGAGACAAGTTTAATCCTGGTTACCCAGTAAAAGTTCCTGTTATTGAAATTGAAGAGGTGGGTAATGGTGGAACAAGCATTGCATGGATAGATGCAGTTGGGAACCTAAGAGTAGGTCCACAAGCTATGGGTGCCGATCCGGGACCGGCATGCTATGGAAAGGGAGGGGATCAACCAACAGTAACTGATGCATACGTAATAAATGGTTTAATAAATCCCAATTACCTCCTCGGCGGAGAAATGAAAATATACAGGGATTTGGCAGTAAAAGTAGTGAAGGAAAAGATCGCAGACCACTTTAATATCTCTGTGGAGGAGGCCGCTGAAGGAATAATCAAAATAGCTAACGAAAACGCTGCAAACGCAATAAGAATTATCTCAGTACAAAAAGGGTATGACCCGAGAGAATTCACTCTAATAGCCCACGGTGGTTCAGGCCCAATGTTCGCTCCATTCATCGCTCAAGACCTCGAAATAAACAAGATAGTAATTCCCGCAATACCCCCAGGAGTCTTCTCTGCTTGGGGAATGCTTCTGACAGATATAAGACACGATGCCCTTATTACTCATGTAGTTGAAGTCAATTCTGAAAATCTAAAACTCATTAATGAGTTGTTCTCAAACGCAGACAGAAGATTATTCGAAATCTTTGAAAAAGAAGAGGGAATCCCAAAAGAAGAAGTAACGATATTCCACTACGCTGATATGAGATACAAAGGACAAGAGCATACTGTAAAAGTTCCAGTAAAAACTGGTGAGTTGACAGAAGATGACGTACCGAGCCTCATTGAGAGATTCCACCAGTATCATGAGAGGTCTTATGACTTCAGACTTTCGGAAAGTCCTGT harbors:
- a CDS encoding NYN domain-containing protein yields the protein MEDKYPQIGLVINGPNILLSKFDISLEDILYALNDIGRIVVGKVVINYEFSSNLLKSIIDSGLESVMVNGRVDVAVAVEGMKIIYNPRINVLALATRDAHFMPLVFEAKRMGKDVIVIAPEKKVSEALQNIADKTIELLPPKPTTTLYKVKVD
- the pgiA gene encoding glucose-6-phosphate isomerase, with translation MEYKEPFGVKLNFETGIIENAKKSIRRLSDMKGYFIDEEAWKKMIEDGDPIIYEVYAIEQEEKEGDLNFATTVLYPGKVGNEFFMTKGHYHSKIDRAEVYFGLKGKGGMLLQTPEGEARWIPMKPGTIVYVPPYWAHRTINTGKEPFIFLALYPADAGHDYGTIAEKGFSKIVVDEKGKVVVKDNPKWKA
- a CDS encoding acyl-CoA mutase large subunit family protein; protein product: MTFDKKKIEEIKKTEEEWNEKTVKPFIAKRPERKEKFMTDDGFEIKRTYTPADLEHWDYLEKLNFPGQYPFTRGVYATMYRGRLWTMRQYAGFGTAEESNKRYKYLLEQGQTGLSVAFDLPTQIGYDSDHPMAEGEVGKVGVAIDSLKDMEILFDGIPLDKVSTSMTINATAANLLAMYILVGQKQGVPQDQLRGTVQNDVLKEYIARGTYIFPPQPSMRLTTDIIMYCAEHVPKWNSISISGYHIREAGANAVQEVAFTLADGIEYVKAVIARGMDVDKFAPRLSFFFNAHNNFLEEIAKFRAARRLWARIMKEKFNAKDPRSMLLRFHTQTGGSTLTAQQPENNIVRVAIQALAAVLGGTQSLHTNSYDEALSLPTEKSVRIALRTQQIIAYESGVVDTIDPLGGSYYIEWLTDHIEEEAMKYIEKIEAMGGMMKAIERGYIQKEIADSAYKYQKEVEEKKRIIVGVNEFIVDEPLDVEILKVDPSIRDKQIERLKKLRSERDNKKVEEALNELRKAAESEDMNLMPYIIEAHKHLATLGEVTDVLREVWGEYRAPLIF
- a CDS encoding cupin domain-containing protein; the encoded protein is MKGRIHHLNSMWSISENKALEVFKNDQIQVGILLLNPNSRLPETGFSVHENFHEFAYIIEGEVILGTSSDETPLKAGDFMYNKPGTPHYTKNISNIPAKILWFLLPTKPRLEDVIWKSK
- a CDS encoding site-2 protease family protein — protein: MELKKQELEDLTISFIVLTLVFSSFELTAIPYVALGIFTAFVFHEIAHRQVARKYGYYAIYKRWDTGIMLALFAGIINKLLGLRFIFAAVGAVQVYSLYAGWQDREIYGKISLAGPITNITVGIFALALLTLGKISGILGVSLYYTAYVNFLLALFNLLPIPPLDGYKVFRWNPGYWAVAIGVSFLFQSLL
- a CDS encoding hydantoinase/oxoprolinase family protein: MGYRLGVDIGGAFTDLVGYNDETGELLWVKGETTPKNPAEGVLNTVRKSTLNMSKVDMVLHGQTLVINSIITRSGAKVGLLTTKGHRDVLILQRANRRDIYNFRYKKPEPFVPRGLTVEVRERIGGDGSIIESLHSEDVRKGLEKLLKEGVESICVSFLNSYANPIHEIEAKKIIQEELEKRGLEIPITTSHEITREWYEYERTNTAVLNAFVKPKMKTYLDTLEKEIAGMGFEGTFYSMLSNGGVASFNFLKEYPIYAVESGPVAGVIGGIAIAELIGEKNVIVLDGGSTTTKASLVENLTPKVHSEYHVGRDKFNPGYPVKVPVIEIEEVGNGGTSIAWIDAVGNLRVGPQAMGADPGPACYGKGGDQPTVTDAYVINGLINPNYLLGGEMKIYRDLAVKVVKEKIADHFNISVEEAAEGIIKIANENAANAIRIISVQKGYDPREFTLIAHGGSGPMFAPFIAQDLEINKIVIPAIPPGVFSAWGMLLTDIRHDALITHVVEVNSENLKLINELFSNADRRLFEIFEKEEGIPKEEVTIFHYADMRYKGQEHTVKVPVKTGELTEDDVPSLIERFHQYHERSYDFRLSESPVQIVNLHSVGIVKVKRPKIYESIVDKYSVEEAIKEDRKVFINGDYTTLPVFDRQKIPTGVKIEGPAILEDPTSTVLVLDFQEFVKDKYGNITISTKRR
- a CDS encoding COG1470 family protein; the protein is MKRFLTIFILLLFVQNALALSVELGIDEVLVVDNTTVTFDVAENNPDLVFLILESGNESVLKALHFGESISFRVVNYTVGSLDVETLTLKLHILGNYSRIEVVKRKDIDITLLEAFDKYLKVKIRNTGYYEINDTLLISSQGIVIREQELYLRPGEEVIVKIMPPYNQLTFTLEEAKISKSIVISSLESLVTIDRIWRDDKLHVVLKNPGDAVNATVKLLFSGMTIDKKEVTIGTNEQKEIIFEKDVTQGTIVVDYGVITQESFYFEAPMISLVKTVKEGEKLQIWLRNEGDQKFEGKATVYQNGVIVSEPYYLDVTIPPGEEVSVEFIVPEDAQILTIGLTAQSYSATFPVSIKTELEAKAVNSYANAILGGTTSYAVVIIGNGKVQFGVEGLPESIKAYFYYGDTQVRELDVVQNAQVSLVLKLPNLPQGFVLNEPIEFNVTVNDIKIPLKLEVTGMGILSVYGDNWLAKLNYTSEYHHAGLPYRFAGNEITPPFVFEPLDGEKIAIIYGRYIRQGKDVRIHLLDSSGKIVQSSTQERGRSDFLIFNLNKFMLMIEGENYFDGALLVADYLRELKNISFELKKREFGEGLRTFIINATSLRGQRLQFSLTSDKDVELRAYYFTLNNEKENFDPLSTNFKGVFKDKRKSINGEIGIRSYEDFVAIALIGEGNVTLEFKTTRGGPEVSELASREVYLLILGLIALLALVIYLEKKMG
- a CDS encoding KH domain-containing protein, yielding MREELKRMLKVDILEIEYEGDKVIVYVPKDQVRIAVGSGGSAVRAAELVLGKKIEIRGR
- a CDS encoding ABC transporter permease; the protein is MISVLYQNEVYRLLKSRRFKVMLVLMLLPVVIYFFTHEEITEYSAKALKISFQINISQFLINFWASVIGQLIVIIIMSDLLASEIDRGTIRLLLVKPIKKSEIVFGKFFSGITTVSLIFGIPYLVMEIYMVLLYKSGFEGFTATFDDFLYALGVTILVLGSLGAVSMLLSVILSRPLYASLASFGLVFTAQFILPQLPFFDNPERFNLSYQIGVLLKRGFTLHTGLDTYKGDATMSALFFLSVILLSLTFTLLGLYRKEYEG